The genome window CCACCGCCGGCTTTGTCGAATGGGATATGGAAGTGCTGGGTCTCGACATCCACATCTGATGCGCCTGCCTTACTTTATTGGTTGCCCGTCCTGGAGTGAAAACGCCTGGCGCGAGTACCTGTACCCGGCCGACGCGCGCTCCAGCGATTACCTCGCCCTGTACTCCCAGGTCTTCAACGCCGTTGAAGGCAACACCACTTTCTATGCTCGCCCCTCGGCCGCCACGGTGCAGCGCTGGGCTGAAATCATGCCTGAAGATTTTCGCTTCACCGCCAAATTCCCGGGCGACATCAGCCACGGTGGCGACTTGCGCGAGCAGTTGCCGGCGGCGGAAAGTTTTGTCGGCCTGATGAGCCCATTGGGTGCGCGTGTTTCGCCATTGTGGCTGCAACTGTCGGCGAGCTTTTCGCCGCAACGCCTCGGCGAGCTCGCCGGTTTTATTGATGGCCTGGAACGCCCGTTGGCCGTGGAAGTCCGCCACCCGGAGTTCTTCGCCAAG of Pseudomonas fluorescens contains these proteins:
- a CDS encoding DUF72 domain-containing protein, yielding MRLPYFIGCPSWSENAWREYLYPADARSSDYLALYSQVFNAVEGNTTFYARPSAATVQRWAEIMPEDFRFTAKFPGDISHGGDLREQLPAAESFVGLMSPLGARVSPLWLQLSASFSPQRLGELAGFIDGLERPLAVEVRHPEFFAKGDAERTLNRLLRDRGVERICLDPRALFSCTSTSAAVLHAQSKKPKVPPRPAALTQFPQVRFIGHPELEANDPFLLPWVEKVAGWIEEGRTPYVFLHTSDNRLAAQLALRFHEKLMARLPGLPPLPTLHREPEAEQLGLL